Proteins encoded in a region of the Populus alba chromosome 13, ASM523922v2, whole genome shotgun sequence genome:
- the LOC118061317 gene encoding TMV resistance protein N-like, translating to MLMSSSSSSSSFSRLGWHYDVFLSFRGEDTRKNFTDHFYTALQNAGIHTFRDDNELPKGEEISSHLLKAIKESKISIVVFSKVYASSTWCLDELSEILDCRQTARQIVLPVFYDIDPSDIRKQKRSFAEAFDRHEERFKEETEKVQKWRTALVEAGRLSGFELHSIANGHESKLIQMIVEEVLSKLNPRYIKVATYPVGIDSQVKDIISMLCVGTNEVRIVGIYGMPGIGKTTIAKAVFNQICHKFEGSSCLLNIRERLHKKRGLLQLKQQLLRDASKGYIRLHDDDEGINRIKSQFRRKRVLVILDDVDQLNNLRDLTGKRDWFGPGSRIVITTRDERLLARLEVEKK from the exons ATGCTCatgtcttcttcctcttcctcttcttctttctctagaCTTGGATGGCATTATGATGTGTTTCTAAGTTTTAGAGGTGAAGATACTCGCAAGAATTTTACGGATCATTTTTACACTGCCTTACAAAATGCAGGAATCCATACATTTCGAGATGATAACGAACTTCCTAAAGGAGAAGAAATCTCCTCACACCTCCTCAAAGCAATTAAAGAGTCCAAGATTTCGATAGTGGTTTTCTCTAAGGTCTATGCTTCCTCCACTTGGTGTCTTGATGAACTTTCAGAGATTCTTGATTGCAGACAAACAGCTCGTCAGATTGTTCTACCAGTTTTCTATGATATTGATCCTTCTGATATTAGAAAACAGAAAAGGAGTTTTGCTGAAGCCTTTGATAGACATGAAGAACGTTTTAAGGAAGAAACAGAGAAGGTCCAAAAGTGGAGAACAGCTCTTGTGGAGGCTGGAAGATTATCTGGGTTTGAACTTCACAGTATCGCAAATGG GcatgaatcaaaattaattcaaatgatTGTCGAAGAAGTTTTAAGTAAATTGAATCCCAGATACATAAAAGTTGCCACATATCCAGTAGGTATTGATTCTCAGGTCAAAGATATCATTTCCATGTTATGTGTTGGTACAAATGAAGTTCGAATTGTGGGAATCTATGGGATGCCAGGAATAGGCAAGACAACCATAGCAAAAGCTGTTTTTAACCAAATTTGTCATAAATTTGAAGGAAGTAGTTGCCTTTTGAATATCAGAGAAAGGTTACATAAAAAAAGAGGTCTACTTCAATTAAAACAACAGCTTCTTCGTGATGCTTCCAAAGGGTATATTCGGCTTCACGATGATGATGAAGGAATCAACCGCATCAAAAGCCAATTTCGTCGTAAAAGGGTACTTGTTATTCTCGACGATGTTGATCAATTGAATAATTTACGTGATTTGACGGGAAAGCGAGACTGGTTTGGTCCTGGAAGTAGAATAGTAATTACAACTAGAGATGAACGTTTACTCGCACGACttgaagtggaaaaaaaataa